From a single Theropithecus gelada isolate Dixy chromosome 10, Tgel_1.0, whole genome shotgun sequence genomic region:
- the CCDC116 gene encoding coiled-coil domain-containing protein 116 isoform X1 has protein sequence MGAMEQRKGWMHEGRRVRGAREPQTPGPQMCGPIGDPHVVSPARAERNAQLKREVGSRLGHLPGDHMARCRHHSGYVADDEASHSMCSARVQLPKKSLVPEMGPASKPGHVPHPPSTCGSSALQNQRRNKRHPQPFSHFLDFLTESHVLDSLETVVEKATERMAAMKTEAGVPLVEVQDPVEVPSGGRRAHARPSLSTVHRHRVRPTLCTGHPNNYPSSSSSMSDSHSSLMAGWLGSHSRDSDLGAQGLGSLPPVKDKLLLEKNLKRLLQLERKGKGLSQSCSKRDSLLWDLLGSQTSFQWTQEQPLSWFSELLGSSSGVPEASEPRPGEQEPICKREFNKEIKSLLSQLESLDLPGYCPLREPHRTLNFLADHRLFPALQSVVNQAVDKLRGACCRDGRPLFPTSLKPPSELQVQRNLPPLGSEPAKPTNSGQPHPTVSSPKTPQRKHKDREGSPSMSSAQVATRFKLKSPRSSGRFTKKKPLPSISSKSSMSHFSNRLYEELADFLTQQAASLLIRKYEFEKDLSKQLGFFSFPVTQVLRDLSLGLKKVKGSRIQLSSETHRSCLLRKLEEAKRARQTSRLSTPHRSTETPSVQQEPATHTAQDQATEPCRSIYTNLPASRQLSPLEPKLSVSAGTGMGSSLPKSKDTDSEGHDEAEVEDEDEYKDEDQDEDKEEDGVQSLPEPGEEASVSHSVDVGHSDPP, from the exons ATGGGGGCCATGGAGCAGAGGAAGGGCTGGATGCATGAAGGACGCAGGGTGCGGGGAGCAAGGGAACCGCAGACTCCAGGGCCACAGATGTGTGGACCTATTGGAGACCCTCACGTTGTCTCCCCAGCCCGCGCAGAGAGGAATGCGCAGCTGAAGAGAGAGGTGGGCAGCAGGCTCGGTCACCTGCCAGGTGACCACATGGCCAGGTGCCGCCACCACTCGGGCTACGTGGCTGACGATGAGGCCAGCCACTCCATGTGCAGTGCACGA GTGCAGCTACCCAAGAAGTCACTGGTTCCAGAGATGGGGCCAGCCTCCAAGCCGGGCCATGTGCCACACCCACCATCCACATGTGGCAGCTCAGCGCTCCAGAACCAACGCCGAAACAAGAGGCACCCTCAGCCCTTTAGCCACTTTCTGGATTTCCTGACTGAGAGCCATGTCCTGGACAGCCTGGAGACAGTGGTGGAGAAGGCGACTGAGCGCATGGCTGCCATGAAGACCGAGGCTGGGGTGCCGCTTGTGGAGGTGCAGGACCCAGTGGAGGTGCCAAGTGGTGGGCGGCGGGCACATGCCCGGCCCAGCCTCAGCACTGTACACCGGCACCGTGTACGGCCGACCCTCTGCACTGGACACCCCAACAACTACCCATCCAGCTCCAGCTCCATGTCCGACTCCCATAGCAGCCTcatggctggctggctgggctCCCACAGCCGGGACAGTGACCTAGGTGCCCAAGGCTTAGGCTCACTGCCACCTGTGAAGGACAAACTCCTGCTGGAGAAAAATCTCAAGCGGCTGCTACAGCTGGAGAGGAAAGGG AAAGGCCTCAGTCAGTCCTGCTCCAAGAGGGACTCCCTGCTGTGGGATTTGCTGGGCAGCCAGACCAGCTTTCAGTGGACCCAGGAGCAGCCCCTGTCCTGGTTCTCGGAGCTGCTGGGCTCAAGCTCTGGTGTGCCTGAAGCATCAGAGCCGAGGCCTGGAGAACAGGAGCCGATCTGCAAACGAGAGTTCAATAAAGAGATCAAGTCGTTACTGAGCCAGCTGGAGTCCCTCGACCTGCCTGGCTACTGTCCGCTCCGTGAGCCCCATCGCACACTGAACTTCCTGGCTGACCACCGCCTCTTCCCTGCCCTGCAGAGCGTCGTCAACCAGGCTGTGGATAAGCTCCGCGGCGCCTGCTGCCGCGACGGCCGTCCTCTGTTCCCCACCAGCTTGAAGCCCCCCTCAGAGCTGCAGGTTCAACGCAATCTGCCGCCGCTGGGCTCTGAGCCGGCTAAACCCACCAACAGCGGGCAGCCCCACCCCACAGTCTCCAGCCCCAAGACGCCTCAGAGAAAACACAAGGACAGAGAAGGCTCCCCCTCCATGTCTAGTGCCCAGGTGGCCACCAGATTCAAGCTCAAG AGCCCCCGCAGCAGTGGCAGGTTCACAAAGAAGAAGCCGCTGCCCTCCATCTCATCGAAGTCCAGCATGTCTCACTTCTCCAACCGCCTTTATGAGGAGCTCGCTGACTTCCTGACCCAGCAGGCAGCCTCCCTGCTCATCCGCAAGTATGAGTTTGAAAAGGACCTCAGTAAGCAGCTGGGcttcttctcctttcctgtcaCCCAAGTGCTCAGGGACCTTTCCCTGGGCTTAAAGAAGGTGAAAGGCTCCCGCATCCAGCTGTCCTCGGAGACCCACCGGAGCTGCCTGCTGCGTAAACTGGAGGAGGCCAAAAGGGCCCGGCAGACCTCCCGGCTCAGCACCCCCCACCGCAGCACAGAGACACCCTCTGTGCAGCAGGAACCGGCCACCCACACTGCCCAGGACCAGGCCACAGAGCCCTGCCGCTCCATTTACACCAACTTGCCAGCCAGCCGGCAGCTCAGCCCATTGGAGCCCAAGCTCTCAGTGTCCGCTGGCACCGGCATGGGTTCCAGTCTCCCCAAGTCCAAGGACACGGACAGTGAAGGCCATgatgaggcggaggttgaagaTGAGGATGAGTACAAGGATGAGGACCAGGATGAGGACAAGGAGGAGGATGGAGTCCAGAGCCTCCCAGAACCTGGAGAGGAGGCCTCGGTCAGCCACTCTGTGGACGTGGGCCATAGTGACCCACCATGA
- the CCDC116 gene encoding coiled-coil domain-containing protein 116 isoform X2, which translates to MARCRHHSGYVADDEASHSMCSARVQLPKKSLVPEMGPASKPGHVPHPPSTCGSSALQNQRRNKRHPQPFSHFLDFLTESHVLDSLETVVEKATERMAAMKTEAGVPLVEVQDPVEVPSGGRRAHARPSLSTVHRHRVRPTLCTGHPNNYPSSSSSMSDSHSSLMAGWLGSHSRDSDLGAQGLGSLPPVKDKLLLEKNLKRLLQLERKGKGLSQSCSKRDSLLWDLLGSQTSFQWTQEQPLSWFSELLGSSSGVPEASEPRPGEQEPICKREFNKEIKSLLSQLESLDLPGYCPLREPHRTLNFLADHRLFPALQSVVNQAVDKLRGACCRDGRPLFPTSLKPPSELQVQRNLPPLGSEPAKPTNSGQPHPTVSSPKTPQRKHKDREGSPSMSSAQVATRFKLKSPRSSGRFTKKKPLPSISSKSSMSHFSNRLYEELADFLTQQAASLLIRKYEFEKDLSKQLGFFSFPVTQVLRDLSLGLKKVKGSRIQLSSETHRSCLLRKLEEAKRARQTSRLSTPHRSTETPSVQQEPATHTAQDQATEPCRSIYTNLPASRQLSPLEPKLSVSAGTGMGSSLPKSKDTDSEGHDEAEVEDEDEYKDEDQDEDKEEDGVQSLPEPGEEASVSHSVDVGHSDPP; encoded by the exons ATGGCCAGGTGCCGCCACCACTCGGGCTACGTGGCTGACGATGAGGCCAGCCACTCCATGTGCAGTGCACGA GTGCAGCTACCCAAGAAGTCACTGGTTCCAGAGATGGGGCCAGCCTCCAAGCCGGGCCATGTGCCACACCCACCATCCACATGTGGCAGCTCAGCGCTCCAGAACCAACGCCGAAACAAGAGGCACCCTCAGCCCTTTAGCCACTTTCTGGATTTCCTGACTGAGAGCCATGTCCTGGACAGCCTGGAGACAGTGGTGGAGAAGGCGACTGAGCGCATGGCTGCCATGAAGACCGAGGCTGGGGTGCCGCTTGTGGAGGTGCAGGACCCAGTGGAGGTGCCAAGTGGTGGGCGGCGGGCACATGCCCGGCCCAGCCTCAGCACTGTACACCGGCACCGTGTACGGCCGACCCTCTGCACTGGACACCCCAACAACTACCCATCCAGCTCCAGCTCCATGTCCGACTCCCATAGCAGCCTcatggctggctggctgggctCCCACAGCCGGGACAGTGACCTAGGTGCCCAAGGCTTAGGCTCACTGCCACCTGTGAAGGACAAACTCCTGCTGGAGAAAAATCTCAAGCGGCTGCTACAGCTGGAGAGGAAAGGG AAAGGCCTCAGTCAGTCCTGCTCCAAGAGGGACTCCCTGCTGTGGGATTTGCTGGGCAGCCAGACCAGCTTTCAGTGGACCCAGGAGCAGCCCCTGTCCTGGTTCTCGGAGCTGCTGGGCTCAAGCTCTGGTGTGCCTGAAGCATCAGAGCCGAGGCCTGGAGAACAGGAGCCGATCTGCAAACGAGAGTTCAATAAAGAGATCAAGTCGTTACTGAGCCAGCTGGAGTCCCTCGACCTGCCTGGCTACTGTCCGCTCCGTGAGCCCCATCGCACACTGAACTTCCTGGCTGACCACCGCCTCTTCCCTGCCCTGCAGAGCGTCGTCAACCAGGCTGTGGATAAGCTCCGCGGCGCCTGCTGCCGCGACGGCCGTCCTCTGTTCCCCACCAGCTTGAAGCCCCCCTCAGAGCTGCAGGTTCAACGCAATCTGCCGCCGCTGGGCTCTGAGCCGGCTAAACCCACCAACAGCGGGCAGCCCCACCCCACAGTCTCCAGCCCCAAGACGCCTCAGAGAAAACACAAGGACAGAGAAGGCTCCCCCTCCATGTCTAGTGCCCAGGTGGCCACCAGATTCAAGCTCAAG AGCCCCCGCAGCAGTGGCAGGTTCACAAAGAAGAAGCCGCTGCCCTCCATCTCATCGAAGTCCAGCATGTCTCACTTCTCCAACCGCCTTTATGAGGAGCTCGCTGACTTCCTGACCCAGCAGGCAGCCTCCCTGCTCATCCGCAAGTATGAGTTTGAAAAGGACCTCAGTAAGCAGCTGGGcttcttctcctttcctgtcaCCCAAGTGCTCAGGGACCTTTCCCTGGGCTTAAAGAAGGTGAAAGGCTCCCGCATCCAGCTGTCCTCGGAGACCCACCGGAGCTGCCTGCTGCGTAAACTGGAGGAGGCCAAAAGGGCCCGGCAGACCTCCCGGCTCAGCACCCCCCACCGCAGCACAGAGACACCCTCTGTGCAGCAGGAACCGGCCACCCACACTGCCCAGGACCAGGCCACAGAGCCCTGCCGCTCCATTTACACCAACTTGCCAGCCAGCCGGCAGCTCAGCCCATTGGAGCCCAAGCTCTCAGTGTCCGCTGGCACCGGCATGGGTTCCAGTCTCCCCAAGTCCAAGGACACGGACAGTGAAGGCCATgatgaggcggaggttgaagaTGAGGATGAGTACAAGGATGAGGACCAGGATGAGGACAAGGAGGAGGATGGAGTCCAGAGCCTCCCAGAACCTGGAGAGGAGGCCTCGGTCAGCCACTCTGTGGACGTGGGCCATAGTGACCCACCATGA
- the YDJC gene encoding carbohydrate deacetylase: MSRPRVRLVVTADDFGYCPRRDEGIVEAFLAGAVTSVSLLVNGAATESAAELARRHSIPTGLHANLSEGRPVGPARRGASSLLGPEGFFLGKMGFREAVAAGDVDLPQVREELEAQLSCFRELMGRAPTHVDGHQHVHVLPGVCQVFAEALQAYGVRFTRLPLERGVGGCTWLEAPARAFACAVERDARAAVGPFSRHGLRWTDAFVGLSTCGRHMSAHRVSGALARVLEGTLAGHTLTAELMAHPGYPSVPPTGGCGEGPDAFSCSWERLHELRVLTAPTLRTRLAQDGVQLCALDDLDSKRPGEEVPCEATLEPFLEPSLL, encoded by the exons ATGTCCCGCCCTCGCGTGCGCCTGGTGGTCACCGCGGACGACTTTGGTTACTGCCCGCGACGCGATGAGGGCATCGTGGAGGCCTTTCTGGCCGGGGCCGTGACCAGCGTGTCCCTGCTGGTCAACGGTGCGGCCACGGAGAGCGCGGCGGAGCTGGCCCGCAG GCACAGCATCCCCACGGGCCTCCACGCCAACCTGTCCGAGGGCCGCCCAGTGGGTCCGGCCCGCCGTGGCGCCTCGTCGCTGCTCGGCCCCGAAGGCTTCTTCCTTGGCAAGATGGGATTCCGGGAGGCGGTGGCGGCCGGAGACGTGGATTTGCCTCAG GTGCGGGAGGAGCTCGAGGCCCAACTAAGCTGCTTCCGGGAGCTGATGGGCAGGGCCCCCACGCACGTGGATGGCCACCAGCACGTGCACGTGCTCCCAG GCGTGTGCCAGGTGTTCGCCGAGGCGCTGCAGGCCTATGGGGTGCGCTTTACGCGACTGCCGCTGGAGCGCGGTGTGGGTGGCTGCACTTGGCTGGAGGCCCCCGCGCGCGCCTTCGCCTGCGCCGTGGAGCGCGACGCCCGGGCCGCCGTGGGCCCCTTCTCCCGCCACGGCCTGCG GTGGACAGACGCCTTCGTGGGTCTGAGCACTTGCGGCCGGCACATGTCCGCTCACCGCGTGTCCGGGGCCCTGGCGCGGGTCCTGGAAGGTACCCTAGCGGGCCACACCCTGACAGCCGAGCTGATGGCGCACCCCGGCTACCCCAGTGTGCCTCCCACCGGCGGCTGCGGTGAAGGCCCCGACGCTTTCTCTTGCTCTTGGGAGCGGCTGCATGAGCTGCGCGTCCTCACCGCGCCCACGCTGCGGACCCGGCTTGCCCAGGATGGCGTGCAGCTTTGCGCCCTCGACGACCTGGACTCCAAGAGGCCAGGGGAGGAGGTCCCCTGTGAGGCCACTCTGGAACCCTTCCTGGAACCCTCCCTACTCTGA